The stretch of DNA GGATAAAAAAAGACTTACAGGATAAAATTAGATATATAGGTTTATCTCATGTTTTTGCTATGTCAGGTTTACATATAGGATTGGTTATTGCTATTTTCTATTTTATCTTTAAAAAAACAATAAAAAATAAAAAAATGATAGAAATTTTATTGTTGATTTCAATCACTTTGTATTATCTTTCAGTTAAAGAAAGTCCATCATTTACAAGAGCATATATAATGGCAATAGTTTATTTATTAGGAAAGCTATTTTATGAAAAAATTGATTTAGGAAAAACATTATTTATCAGTGCTATAATATCAATTTTTATAAATCCAACAGTTATTTTTTCTATTTCATTTCAACTTTCCTATGGAGCTATGATAGCAATAATATATATTTTTCCTTATATTAGACAGATAAATTACAAGAAGTATAAAATTTTAGATTATATTTTGTTTACTACAACTATACAGATATTTTTAATACCTATAACAGTTTATTATTTTAGTACCATACAATTTTTATCTATGATATCAAATTTGATACTCTTACCATTAGCAAGTTTTTATATAACAATAAATTATATAGCTTTATTTTTAGAAAATTTTTATTTATCGTTTTTATTAAAACTTATAATAGAAATTTTATATAAAGTTATGATTTATCTTATAAATTTCTTTTCAGAATTGCCTTATTTGTCAGTAGAATATGAAAATAAAAAATTGATATATATTTATGTAGTTTTTTTAGTTATAATTGTAGTATATAGAAATATAAAAAATAAAGAATTATAATAATACTACCTTTCATTTTGGAAATATTTAATTTTTATTGACATTTAGAGGATAATTTTATATAATTAAGTAGGTAATAACCCTAAGGGTCAAATCCAATTGTATGTTAAAAAATTAAGCTTAGGACAAAGGCGTTCATTTCTATGGACGCTTTTATTCTACCCTTAAGCAAGGTAGAAAAACATATAATTGGAGGAGGTTTTTATGTACATTTATGTGGAA from Fusobacterium simiae encodes:
- a CDS encoding ComEC/Rec2 family competence protein, with product MKKLFLLMIIFIVLMLRFSLSVRVTEIFQKEVYRMNLSLEDGRIKVLKINNKYPLKNIYGKLSYKENGKYEGYFLVKSIKEYKNIYFVELEDVKSTKIEDNFLEKYLQTLFNRAEEEYSYGTKNINRAILLGDNTRIKKDLQDKIRYIGLSHVFAMSGLHIGLVIAIFYFIFKKTIKNKKMIEILLLISITLYYLSVKESPSFTRAYIMAIVYLLGKLFYEKIDLGKTLFISAIISIFINPTVIFSISFQLSYGAMIAIIYIFPYIRQINYKKYKILDYILFTTTIQIFLIPITVYYFSTIQFLSMISNLILLPLASFYITINYIALFLENFYLSFLLKLIIEILYKVMIYLINFFSELPYLSVEYENKKLIYIYVVFLVIIVVYRNIKNKEL